One Algibacter sp. L3A6 genomic region harbors:
- a CDS encoding DNA translocase FtsK, giving the protein MAKSKTKPKKAPRKKAELPSFKLSSQQKLVLGSFLITLGISLAISFISFFFTGETDQSSLSHFADREIGTENWLSKSGAWLSDFFIQRGFGLPSFIFAGLMCLSGVYVLMNINKEKLRRHWFWGVLIIIWSSILLGFFGNKNAILGGTIGFEINNYLQDYIGKIGIVLLLVFGLITYLAIRFKVTFESIANQFKSAKSNLKSELSDMKEDIIVPLDNNLSEEAEDFKSAFNISEEEEKPIEAPLEPVEVPVRPKVEKVIVEDKTPLVVKVAEEEVVEEDLEMKVVEVAEEGSETDNLANKLVEDFGQFDPTLELGKYQFPPLDLLKQYDTGGITINQEELEENKNKIVETLSNYKIGIASIKATIGPTVTLYEIVPEAGVRISKIKNLEDDIALSLAALGIRIIAPIPGKGTIGIEVPNKNSTIVSMRSVIASKKFQSSEMHLPIALGKTISNETFVVDLAKMPHLLMAGATGQGKSVGLNAVLTSLLYKKHPAEVKFVLVDPKKVELTLFNKIERHYLAKLPDDGDAIITDNTKVIHTLNSLCIEMDNRYEMLKNALCRNIAEYNVKFKARKLNPNDGHQYLPYIVLVVDEFADLIMTAGKEVETPVARLAQLARAIGIHLIIATQRPSVNVITGIIKANFPARIAFRVSSKIDSRTILDAGGADQLIGRGDMLYTQGNDMIRIQCAFVDTPEVEKIVDFIGAQKAYPEAYQLPEFVGEESGTSLDIDISDRDKLFKDAAIVIVTAQQGSASLLQRKLKLGYNRAGRIIDQLEAAGIVGPFEGSKARQVLVTDLIALDQHLENEI; this is encoded by the coding sequence ATGGCGAAAAGTAAAACTAAACCTAAAAAAGCACCTCGCAAAAAAGCAGAACTACCTAGTTTTAAATTGTCTAGTCAACAAAAACTAGTCTTAGGTAGCTTTTTAATTACGCTTGGCATAAGCCTAGCTATTTCTTTTATATCATTCTTTTTTACAGGAGAAACAGACCAAAGTAGCTTATCCCATTTTGCAGATCGCGAGATCGGAACGGAAAACTGGTTAAGTAAATCTGGTGCATGGTTAAGCGATTTCTTTATTCAACGCGGTTTTGGCTTGCCTTCTTTTATATTTGCCGGCCTTATGTGCCTATCTGGTGTGTATGTTTTAATGAACATCAATAAAGAGAAACTAAGAAGACATTGGTTTTGGGGTGTATTAATCATTATTTGGTCGTCTATTCTTTTAGGGTTCTTCGGAAATAAAAACGCTATTCTTGGTGGTACTATAGGTTTCGAAATCAACAATTACCTTCAAGATTATATTGGTAAAATAGGTATTGTACTCCTGCTCGTTTTTGGTTTAATTACATATTTAGCTATTCGTTTTAAAGTGACGTTTGAAAGTATTGCAAATCAATTTAAATCGGCTAAGAGTAATTTAAAGAGTGAGTTATCGGATATGAAAGAAGATATTATCGTGCCTTTAGATAATAATTTATCTGAAGAAGCCGAAGATTTTAAATCTGCTTTTAATATCTCTGAAGAGGAAGAAAAACCAATTGAAGCACCACTAGAACCAGTTGAAGTTCCTGTAAGGCCTAAAGTAGAAAAAGTTATAGTTGAAGATAAAACACCTCTTGTAGTTAAAGTTGCTGAAGAAGAAGTTGTAGAGGAAGATTTAGAAATGAAAGTGGTTGAAGTTGCTGAAGAAGGTTCGGAAACCGACAACTTAGCAAATAAACTCGTTGAAGATTTTGGCCAATTTGACCCTACTCTAGAACTTGGTAAATATCAATTTCCGCCTTTAGATTTATTAAAACAATATGATACTGGTGGTATTACCATTAATCAAGAAGAATTAGAGGAAAACAAAAACAAAATTGTTGAAACTTTAAGTAATTATAAAATTGGTATAGCAAGCATTAAAGCAACTATCGGACCAACAGTAACCCTTTACGAAATTGTACCAGAAGCTGGTGTGCGTATTTCTAAAATTAAGAATTTAGAAGATGATATCGCTCTATCTTTAGCGGCTTTAGGTATTCGTATTATTGCTCCAATTCCTGGTAAAGGTACTATTGGTATTGAGGTACCAAACAAAAACTCAACCATAGTTTCTATGCGATCTGTTATCGCTTCAAAGAAATTTCAGTCCTCAGAAATGCATTTACCTATTGCTTTAGGTAAAACTATTAGTAATGAAACTTTTGTAGTCGATTTAGCCAAAATGCCTCACTTGCTTATGGCTGGTGCTACGGGACAAGGTAAATCGGTTGGTCTAAATGCCGTTTTAACCTCGTTACTTTATAAAAAACACCCTGCGGAAGTTAAGTTTGTTTTAGTAGATCCTAAAAAAGTAGAGCTTACACTTTTCAACAAAATTGAACGCCATTATTTAGCAAAACTTCCAGACGATGGTGATGCCATTATTACAGATAATACTAAAGTTATCCATACGCTAAACTCATTGTGTATAGAAATGGATAACCGTTACGAAATGCTAAAAAATGCACTTTGTAGAAATATAGCAGAATACAACGTTAAATTTAAAGCTAGAAAATTAAACCCTAATGACGGGCATCAATACTTACCGTACATTGTTTTGGTTGTTGATGAGTTTGCCGATTTAATTATGACGGCTGGTAAAGAAGTTGAAACACCAGTTGCACGTTTAGCACAATTAGCACGTGCCATTGGTATTCACTTAATTATTGCAACGCAACGCCCAAGTGTAAATGTTATCACAGGTATTATTAAAGCGAATTTCCCTGCTCGTATAGCCTTTAGAGTATCTAGTAAAATCGATTCGCGTACTATTTTAGATGCGGGTGGAGCCGACCAACTTATTGGTCGTGGAGATATGCTTTACACACAAGGAAATGACATGATAAGGATACAATGTGCCTTTGTAGATACTCCAGAAGTTGAAAAAATAGTAGACTTTATTGGTGCGCAGAAGGCTTATCCTGAGGCTTATCAATTACCAGAGTTTGTTGGTGAAGAAAGTGGCACAAGTCTTGATATAGATATATCAGATAGAGATAAACTCTTTAAAGATGCTGCTATAGTTATCGTTACAGCACAACAAGGTTCTGCTTCGTTGTTACAACGAAAATTAAAATTAGGATACAATCGTGCCGGCCGAATTATAGATCAATTAGAAGCCGCAGGTATTGTTGGTCCGTTTGAAGGTAGTAAAGCCAGACAAGTGTTAGTAACCGATTTAATAGCATTAGATCAGCATTTAGAAAATGAAATATAA
- a CDS encoding LolA family protein — protein MKKIIALLLITLSVNAFAQNKGKALLNEVSQKVKSYDNISIDFKYVLENTAEDLKQVTKGDVIMQGDRYKLNILGITRLFDGKTLYSISPEDEEVTISEENDDENDAITPSKMLSFYEDGYTYALDIEQNMNGRKIQYVKLTPIDSSSEIKTILLGIDSKTKNIYNLIQIGKNNTKTTLTVNSFKTNETLSKTLFTFDANKYSDYYINKLD, from the coding sequence ATGAAGAAAATTATTGCACTTTTATTAATTACCCTTTCAGTTAACGCCTTTGCTCAAAACAAAGGAAAAGCACTGTTGAATGAAGTCTCTCAAAAAGTAAAAAGTTACGATAACATTTCAATAGATTTTAAGTATGTGTTAGAAAACACTGCTGAAGATTTAAAACAAGTGACTAAAGGCGACGTAATCATGCAAGGTGATCGCTATAAATTAAACATTTTAGGTATTACCCGTTTATTCGATGGTAAAACATTGTACAGCATTAGCCCAGAAGATGAAGAAGTAACCATCTCTGAAGAAAATGATGATGAGAACGATGCCATTACACCAAGTAAAATGCTATCTTTTTACGAAGATGGCTATACTTACGCTTTAGATATTGAACAAAACATGAATGGTAGAAAAATTCAATACGTGAAATTAACACCTATTGACTCTAGTTCTGAAATTAAAACCATTTTGTTAGGTATAGATTCGAAAACTAAAAACATTTACAATTTAATTCAAATCGGAAAAAATAATACGAAAACAACTCTTACTGTTAATTCTTTTAAAACAAACGAGACTTTATCGAAAACCTTATTTACCTTTGATGCGAATAAGTATTCAGACTATTATATCAATAAACTAGATTAG
- a CDS encoding LptF/LptG family permease, with amino-acid sequence MKILDRYILTTYLKTFFSVFIILMLIFVLQTIWLYIKELAGKDLEIGVIFKFLIYFMPKLIPLVLPLTILLSSIMVFGSFAENYEFAAMKSTGISLQRAMSGLSVFIVGLGILTFFFANNVIPWAEVNSYNLRRNIAKMKPAMLLAEGQFNQVDNYNIKFAKKHGDRDQYLDDVTIHLKAADGRTNATTIKSKTGELASDPDSNVLKLILFDGNYYSDIASKNRKAKDKKPFAKSTFEKYIINIDLSNLNEVDMDEQSQTDKYSMLDVVDLNTAMDSLIVKQKNENAGLAKNLINRSSVNKIYRNTKKDIDTIYTGPILDVFETSDKIKMVELTLKGAASTQQTISQKVKSYKIAKTNFNRHIISFHEKFALGIACIILFFVGAPLGALIRKGGIGLPMVIAILLFLSYHFIGIFATNSAKTGDVNPVLASWFSTLIMLPLGVYLTKRATADKGIFDLGSITEPLKKLLKIKEKDSVDFRFLGGYKNEELLDVVKNYEALGHDENCRYEALNILNERGQSIKDLQEANKITIDSKYDASEKIVKDYRDHSKFAIFLYGTGAVLLILFFVFKNNKLLPLATASIQLSIVSFALYAIYYLKSILNLNSFYHYINKKARRPNVGLLILGLPLYMITYPLLNDKLKEDLKRFCLDSLK; translated from the coding sequence TTGAAAATATTAGACCGTTACATACTAACAACTTACCTAAAAACTTTTTTCAGCGTGTTTATTATACTCATGCTGATTTTTGTTTTACAAACCATTTGGCTATACATTAAAGAACTTGCAGGTAAAGACCTAGAAATAGGTGTTATTTTTAAGTTCTTAATCTATTTTATGCCTAAGCTTATACCATTGGTATTACCGCTTACCATTTTACTTTCATCCATTATGGTGTTTGGTAGTTTTGCAGAAAACTACGAGTTTGCTGCCATGAAGTCTACAGGTATTTCACTGCAGCGTGCCATGTCTGGTTTAAGTGTTTTTATTGTAGGTCTTGGTATTCTTACCTTTTTCTTTGCGAACAACGTTATTCCTTGGGCCGAAGTTAACTCATACAATCTTCGACGAAATATTGCCAAAATGAAACCGGCCATGTTACTCGCCGAAGGTCAGTTTAATCAGGTCGATAATTACAATATTAAATTTGCCAAAAAGCATGGTGATCGTGATCAGTATTTAGATGATGTTACCATCCATTTAAAAGCAGCAGACGGTCGTACAAATGCAACAACCATTAAGTCCAAAACTGGAGAGTTGGCTAGTGATCCAGATTCTAATGTTTTAAAGTTAATTTTATTCGACGGAAACTATTACAGTGATATCGCTAGCAAAAACAGAAAAGCCAAAGACAAAAAACCTTTTGCAAAAAGTACCTTTGAAAAGTATATAATAAATATCGACTTATCTAACCTTAATGAGGTCGATATGGACGAGCAATCTCAAACCGATAAATACAGCATGCTTGATGTTGTAGATTTAAATACGGCTATGGACTCGTTAATTGTTAAGCAGAAAAACGAAAATGCTGGTCTTGCTAAAAATTTAATTAATCGCTCTAGCGTTAATAAGATTTATAGAAATACTAAAAAAGATATCGACACTATTTACACAGGCCCTATTCTAGATGTTTTTGAAACTTCGGATAAAATAAAAATGGTAGAGCTTACATTAAAAGGTGCGGCAAGTACACAACAAACTATATCTCAAAAAGTAAAATCATATAAAATAGCTAAAACCAACTTTAATAGACATATTATTTCGTTTCACGAAAAATTCGCTCTCGGTATAGCTTGTATTATTCTATTCTTCGTTGGTGCTCCTTTGGGTGCTTTAATTAGAAAAGGTGGTATTGGTTTGCCAATGGTTATTGCTATTTTACTATTTTTAAGTTATCACTTTATTGGTATTTTCGCTACAAACTCTGCTAAAACTGGTGATGTCAATCCTGTTTTAGCTAGTTGGTTTTCTACTCTTATTATGCTGCCATTAGGTGTTTATTTAACCAAACGTGCTACAGCAGATAAAGGCATTTTTGATTTAGGAAGTATTACGGAACCGCTTAAAAAATTACTCAAAATAAAAGAAAAAGATAGCGTAGATTTTAGATTCTTAGGCGGCTATAAAAATGAAGAGCTTCTTGATGTGGTTAAAAATTATGAAGCTTTAGGTCACGATGAAAACTGCCGATACGAAGCGCTTAATATTTTAAATGAACGCGGACAAAGCATTAAAGACTTACAAGAAGCGAACAAAATAACAATTGATAGTAAATACGATGCCTCTGAAAAGATTGTAAAAGATTATAGAGACCATAGTAAATTTGCTATTTTTCTTTATGGAACAGGTGCTGTATTACTTATCCTCTTCTTCGTATTTAAAAACAATAAATTATTACCACTCGCTACAGCCTCTATACAATTAAGCATTGTATCCTTTGCGCTGTATGCTATTTACTATTTAAAATCTATTTTAAATTTGAATAGTTTTTACCACTATATAAACAAAAAAGCACGACGTCCTAACGTAGGTTTACTTATTCTAGGATTACCGCTTTACATGATTACTTACCCTTTATTGAATGATAAATTAAAAGAAGACTTAAAACGTTTTTGTTTAGATTCTTTAAAGTAA
- the ribB gene encoding 3,4-dihydroxy-2-butanone-4-phosphate synthase gives MITEPMSKASNPDIKLNTIHDAIEDIRNGKVIIVVDDENRENEGDFLAAAEKVTPEVINFMATHGRGLICAPLTETRCKELDLGMMVRNNTDPMETAFTVSVDLRGNGVTTGISAGDRSKTIQALIDPDTKPHDLARPGHIFPLVAKEGGVLRRTGHTEAAIDFARLAGLEPAGFIVEIMNEDGTMARLPQLFEIAKKHDIKIVSIEDLVAYRMQHDSLIEKKEDFEIETRFGSYRLRAYKQTTNNQVHIALTKGSWTDGEAVPTRINSTLINNDILGTLTNNVDAQLENMFNVINKEGKGAIIFINQESQSMNILSRLAFLKDNQNGESVTKAPKINMDNRDFGIGAQILHDLNIHKLLLISNTEQTKRVGLIGYGLEIVDYVKY, from the coding sequence ATGATTACAGAACCTATGAGCAAAGCTTCTAATCCAGATATTAAATTAAATACCATTCACGATGCTATTGAAGACATTAGAAATGGAAAAGTTATTATCGTTGTTGATGATGAAAACAGAGAAAACGAAGGTGATTTTCTTGCTGCAGCAGAAAAAGTAACTCCAGAAGTAATAAATTTTATGGCAACCCATGGTCGTGGATTAATTTGTGCACCATTAACAGAAACACGTTGTAAAGAACTTGATTTAGGTATGATGGTACGCAACAACACAGACCCTATGGAAACTGCCTTTACGGTTTCTGTAGATTTACGTGGTAATGGAGTAACTACTGGTATTTCGGCAGGAGATCGTTCTAAAACGATACAAGCCTTAATTGATCCAGATACAAAACCACATGACCTAGCGAGACCAGGACATATTTTCCCATTAGTTGCTAAAGAAGGGGGAGTTTTAAGACGTACCGGACATACAGAAGCTGCTATTGATTTTGCACGCCTAGCAGGTTTAGAGCCCGCTGGTTTTATTGTGGAAATTATGAACGAAGATGGTACCATGGCACGTTTACCACAACTGTTTGAAATTGCTAAAAAACACGATATTAAAATTGTTTCTATTGAAGATTTAGTGGCTTACAGAATGCAACACGACTCTTTAATTGAGAAAAAAGAAGATTTTGAAATTGAAACACGTTTTGGAAGTTATAGATTGCGAGCTTACAAACAAACTACAAATAACCAAGTACATATTGCTTTAACAAAAGGTTCTTGGACGGATGGTGAAGCGGTACCAACCAGAATAAACTCTACACTTATAAATAACGATATTTTAGGAACGCTTACTAACAACGTAGATGCGCAACTAGAAAACATGTTTAATGTTATTAATAAAGAAGGAAAAGGTGCTATTATCTTTATAAATCAAGAATCGCAATCGATGAATATTTTAAGCCGATTAGCTTTTTTGAAAGATAACCAAAATGGTGAATCGGTTACTAAGGCTCCAAAAATAAATATGGACAACCGTGATTTTGGAATTGGTGCTCAAATATTACACGATTTAAACATACATAAACTACTCTTAATTTCTAATACCGAACAAACCAAACGTGTTGGTTTAATTGGTTACGGTTTAGAGATTGTTGATTATGTGAAGTATTAA
- a CDS encoding DegT/DnrJ/EryC1/StrS family aminotransferase translates to MPGFELFGELEKQEVNDVLDNGVLMRYGFDGMRKGHWKAKALESELQNTFQSKHVQLVSSGTAAVSVALGSAGVGAGDEIIMPTFTFVASFEAIMMLGAIPVLADIDDTLGLNPEAVEAAITPKTKAIMVVQMCGSMANMDALKAIAEKHNLLLVEDACQAIGGTFNGQPLGSVGDLGCFSFDFVKTITCGEGGAVITNNEKYYTNADHYSDHGHDHIGSDRGAETHPFLGYNFRISELHAAVGLAQVKRLPEFLDIQRRNFNIIREALSTIPEVVFRTVPEGGVESCAFLNFFLPDLETSRKVIEAFKNSGVDACWNYFDNNWHYIRKWDHLKNLKSLFPISKEVKEGLEYLQTKTFEKSDHYISRNISCLIKLSWTEEEVKERANKMAELIKSIL, encoded by the coding sequence ATGCCAGGATTCGAATTATTTGGAGAATTAGAAAAACAAGAAGTAAACGATGTTTTAGACAATGGCGTTTTAATGCGCTATGGTTTCGATGGTATGCGTAAAGGGCATTGGAAAGCCAAAGCCTTAGAAAGCGAACTACAAAACACCTTTCAATCTAAACACGTACAACTAGTATCAAGTGGTACAGCTGCTGTATCGGTCGCTTTAGGATCTGCAGGTGTTGGAGCAGGAGATGAGATTATTATGCCAACCTTCACCTTTGTAGCTAGTTTTGAAGCTATAATGATGCTTGGTGCTATTCCTGTTTTAGCAGATATTGACGATACTTTAGGTTTAAACCCAGAAGCTGTAGAAGCAGCCATTACACCAAAAACAAAAGCCATTATGGTAGTTCAAATGTGTGGTAGTATGGCAAATATGGATGCGCTTAAAGCTATTGCAGAAAAGCATAACTTACTTTTAGTAGAAGATGCTTGCCAAGCCATTGGCGGAACTTTTAACGGACAACCATTAGGTAGCGTTGGAGATCTTGGATGTTTTTCATTCGATTTTGTAAAAACCATAACCTGTGGAGAAGGTGGAGCCGTAATCACTAATAACGAGAAATATTATACCAATGCCGATCATTATAGTGATCACGGTCACGATCATATTGGTAGCGATAGAGGAGCAGAAACACATCCTTTTTTAGGATACAATTTTAGAATATCAGAATTACATGCTGCGGTAGGTTTAGCTCAGGTAAAACGTTTACCAGAGTTTTTAGATATACAAAGGCGTAATTTTAATATTATACGTGAAGCTTTATCAACCATTCCAGAAGTTGTTTTTAGAACCGTTCCAGAAGGAGGTGTAGAAAGTTGCGCATTTTTAAACTTCTTTTTACCAGATTTAGAAACTTCTAGAAAAGTAATAGAAGCCTTTAAAAATAGTGGAGTAGATGCGTGTTGGAATTATTTTGATAACAACTGGCATTATATTCGTAAATGGGATCATTTAAAGAATTTAAAATCGTTGTTTCCTATTTCTAAAGAAGTAAAAGAAGGATTAGAGTATCTTCAAACAAAAACATTCGAAAAATCTGATCATTATATTTCAAGAAACATATCATGTTTAATAAAACTTTCATGGACAGAGGAGGAAGTTAAAGAACGCGCAAATAAGATGGCAGAACTCATTAAAAGTATATTATAA
- a CDS encoding NAD(P)H-dependent oxidoreductase, giving the protein MDIIKQLQWRYATKKFDASKTLTPAKLNTLKEAFNLTATSFGLQTLNLVIVKNKTLRESLLPHSYNQPQVVNASHLLVICIQENIEDSDVIDYYNNIKTIRNTPESILNPYREQLQGMMQKKTVEQRQSWSKNQAYIALGNLMTVCAIENIDACPMEGFIPEQYDQILKLGEKGLKSVLILPVGYRADDDMFSTLKKVRKSINQTVIEI; this is encoded by the coding sequence ATGGATATTATAAAACAGTTGCAATGGCGTTATGCAACCAAAAAGTTCGACGCTAGCAAAACACTAACACCAGCAAAGTTAAATACGTTAAAAGAGGCCTTTAACTTAACCGCAACTTCTTTTGGTTTACAAACCTTAAATTTAGTTATTGTAAAAAACAAAACACTTCGCGAAAGCCTGTTACCGCATTCTTACAATCAACCCCAAGTGGTAAACGCCTCGCATTTACTAGTAATATGCATTCAAGAAAACATAGAAGATAGCGATGTTATCGACTATTACAACAACATAAAAACCATACGTAACACGCCCGAAAGTATCTTAAACCCATACCGTGAGCAACTCCAAGGTATGATGCAGAAAAAAACTGTAGAGCAACGCCAAAGCTGGTCTAAAAACCAAGCCTATATTGCTCTTGGTAACCTCATGACGGTTTGCGCCATAGAAAACATAGATGCTTGCCCAATGGAAGGTTTTATACCTGAACAATATGATCAAATATTAAAACTCGGCGAAAAAGGATTAAAATCCGTATTAATCCTACCTGTAGGATATCGCGCCGACGACGATATGTTTTCAACCCTAAAAAAAGTTAGAAAATCAATTAACCAAACCGTTATAGAAATTTAA
- a CDS encoding RbsD/FucU domain-containing protein, whose amino-acid sequence MLKTPVIHPTIMEVLARSGHFAQVVIADGNLPVGAMTGPNSTTVHLNFKPGLLDAITVLEGILEVCPVQGAIVMEKPAEANADIHNAYKKLLGEVSWDEMERWTFYDKIRDPNTTLIIQTGEQRRFANLILTVGVVKMEEESNF is encoded by the coding sequence ATGTTAAAAACGCCAGTAATACACCCAACAATTATGGAGGTGTTGGCACGTTCGGGCCATTTTGCACAAGTAGTAATTGCAGATGGTAATTTACCCGTTGGCGCCATGACGGGACCAAACTCAACCACTGTGCATTTAAACTTTAAACCCGGCTTGTTAGATGCTATAACAGTGCTGGAGGGCATACTAGAAGTTTGCCCAGTTCAAGGTGCAATAGTTATGGAAAAGCCTGCCGAAGCAAATGCCGATATACACAATGCTTATAAAAAATTATTAGGAGAAGTATCTTGGGATGAAATGGAACGTTGGACGTTCTATGATAAAATTAGAGATCCCAATACCACGTTAATTATTCAAACAGGAGAACAACGTCGCTTCGCTAATTTAATATTAACGGTAGGTGTAGTAAAAATGGAGGAGGAAAGTAATTTTTAA
- a CDS encoding SDR family NAD(P)-dependent oxidoreductase — protein sequence MIKNNKLSGKNVLITAGAQGIGESITKHFIDNGAHVAIHYFSSADTANELVEYAKNKGQKAVAISGDLTKEFHANSLVDKTIEVLGGIDILINNAGSLVARKMLNEMEAEFWHKVMDINMTSMMFVTRAAAPYLAKNLNSSIVNLASLAGRKGGHPGSLVYATSKGAILTFTRALSTELGPLGIRVNAVAPGLILGTSFHNTHTTKESADETISGIPIRRAGNAADVARAVLYLASEYDGFITGATLDINGGVYNM from the coding sequence ATGATAAAAAATAACAAATTAAGCGGAAAAAACGTACTCATAACTGCTGGGGCGCAAGGGATTGGAGAGTCTATCACTAAACACTTTATTGATAACGGAGCCCATGTTGCTATTCACTATTTTTCTAGTGCAGATACGGCAAACGAATTAGTGGAATACGCTAAAAATAAAGGCCAAAAAGCCGTTGCTATCAGTGGCGATTTAACAAAAGAATTTCATGCAAATTCACTAGTTGATAAAACAATAGAAGTACTGGGCGGAATAGACATTCTTATTAATAACGCTGGTTCACTTGTAGCACGTAAAATGCTGAATGAAATGGAGGCTGAGTTTTGGCATAAAGTTATGGATATCAACATGACATCCATGATGTTTGTAACGCGAGCTGCAGCACCTTATTTAGCAAAAAACCTTAATAGTAGTATTGTTAATTTGGCATCACTTGCGGGTCGTAAAGGCGGGCATCCAGGTTCATTAGTTTACGCGACTAGTAAAGGCGCTATACTAACGTTTACTCGAGCGCTATCAACAGAACTAGGGCCACTAGGAATTCGAGTTAACGCGGTTGCTCCAGGGCTTATCCTTGGAACATCATTTCATAATACGCACACAACGAAAGAATCGGCTGATGAAACAATTTCAGGTATTCCAATTCGTCGTGCTGGTAATGCAGCAGATGTAGCTAGAGCTGTTTTATATTTAGCATCAGAGTACGATGGTTTTATAACAGGAGCGACATTAGACATTAATGGAGGTGTTTACAATATGTAG
- a CDS encoding FadR/GntR family transcriptional regulator, translated as MNINVLSKNENQEITSIVKKLISQISDLITSKHLEPGDKLPAERVLAEKFDVSRRSVRVAILKLESYGILISMPQSGTFVANIGTIAMNGMVEDILSLGIPNFKSLVETRILLELKTVRLAANRRTDADLKRIKKALNAHKAKLLAREDAVQEDLLFHLAIAKASGNVTMNEIMIGITPQIIVDFKKYHKDYDTLDELRIREHTEIYDAIEDQDPDLAEKRMKEHFKLLYEYCDVS; from the coding sequence ATGAACATAAATGTGCTTTCTAAAAATGAAAATCAAGAAATTACTAGTATTGTTAAAAAGCTAATCTCTCAAATAAGTGATTTAATAACTAGTAAGCATTTAGAACCAGGAGACAAATTACCCGCAGAACGTGTATTGGCTGAAAAATTTGATGTTAGCCGAAGAAGTGTAAGGGTAGCTATTCTTAAATTAGAATCATATGGGATATTAATCTCAATGCCACAAAGTGGAACATTTGTAGCAAACATTGGTACTATCGCCATGAATGGTATGGTAGAAGATATTTTAAGTCTAGGTATTCCTAATTTCAAATCATTGGTAGAAACTAGAATTTTACTAGAATTAAAAACAGTTAGGCTTGCTGCAAATAGACGTACAGATGCCGATTTAAAAAGAATTAAGAAGGCCTTAAATGCTCACAAGGCAAAATTATTGGCGAGAGAAGATGCAGTTCAAGAAGATTTATTGTTTCATTTAGCAATAGCAAAAGCAAGCGGAAATGTTACAATGAATGAAATTATGATTGGTATAACGCCTCAGATTATTGTAGATTTTAAAAAGTACCATAAAGATTATGATACTTTAGATGAATTGAGAATAAGAGAGCATACCGAAATTTATGACGCTATTGAGGATCAAGATCCAGATTTAGCCGAAAAAAGAATGAAAGAGCATTTTAAATTATTATACGAGTATTGCGACGTTAGTTAA